CACCTAAAAGTTTTCCACCTAAGGCACCATTTTTTAAAGCAAAACTATAAATATCATCTAGGTATTTATTGCTAATCTTTGAGGAGAAATGCTTTTTAGCCGTCCAAGCTGTGTGCAAGAGTTCACCAAAATCATCAAGCCTTCCTTTTAAAAGTCTTGATTTCATTTTATATGCAATTTCTTTTGTAATTTCAGCAAATTCTTTTTCTTTTTTCATATTTTCTTTTTGACTATCATGAATATCAGCTGAATTATGGCTCATCCCTGAATAACAAAGTACTAAAGAATCTTCTAACTCATTTAATATATCTTCTGAAATTCTTAAAGGATTAATAATATTTTCTTCTTCTGTAAATTCCATAAAGTTAAAGCCACCAAAAACAGTAGAATATTGGTCTTGCCAGCCTCCACTTAAACCAAGTTCTATTCTTTCCGCTTGGAAAGCTAATTCCGCAATGTCATGAGAATTTAGTTTATTAATTCTAAAATTATTAAATGTTCCAATTATTGCAGATAAAACAACCGCTGAGCCACCTAAGCCAGAGCCAGTAGGAACATCACTATAAGTTACTAACTCAAAGCCAAAATTAGGATTTAGCAATTTTATCACCGATTTTATTAAATCTAGTTCGCCATTGTATTCAATCTCTTTTATATTCTTAAAACGCAAACAAATATCAAAATCATAAGAATGGATTACGATTTTTTTATCTTTTCTTTTTTGTAAAATCGCATGAGAGAATTTATTAATTGTTGTGTTAAGTACTACTCCATCCTCACGAGTAAAATAAGTTGTTAAATCTGTACCCCCACCTGCAAAACTTATTCTTACTGGAGATTTAGCTTTTGATATTATTTTATAATCATTGTTCCAATCTATATTTTTTTCAGATGCAATAGAAACCAATTCCAATTCATTATTTAATATGGGGATTACCTTTATATTTGTATCTAGTAGTTTTAAAATATTTTCTCTTGAGGCATTTTCTTTTAATAAATATACAAAATCTCTATTCATTACATTTTTAATTGGTGTGTTAATTCCTTTATCTTTTAAAACTTCGTTTCTCATGTCACCATCAGTAGCTGAGCCTATAATTTTATTATTTTTTGTTATAAATACAATCCCATTTGTATTTAACATAATCTGCTTTATCGCAACTTCTATCGATTCCTTTTCATCTATTAAAAAATTATTTTTTATCATGTTTAGCACTCATATACTTTTTCATTTTTTCATAGTCATTTGGTATTCCAATATCAATAAAAACTCCTTCGTATTTACAAACCCCAATTTTATTGTTTTTTAAGTATTCTTGAAACTCATTTTCTATTGAAAATGAATTCCTTTTGTTTTTAATTTTTGAAAAAAAATTTAGATTTTTAAAGAAATAGCATCCTGCATTTATATATTCATTTTTTGTGTGAATTATTTTTTCCTTAAACTCTTTAATTTCATTTTTTGAAACAATAAGACTCCCATATCGA
This Campylobacteraceae bacterium DNA region includes the following protein-coding sequences:
- a CDS encoding sugar kinase, producing MLNTNGIVFITKNNKIIGSATDGDMRNEVLKDKGINTPIKNVMNRDFVYLLKENASRENILKLLDTNIKVIPILNNELELVSIASEKNIDWNNDYKIISKAKSPVRISFAGGGTDLTTYFTREDGVVLNTTINKFSHAILQKRKDKKIVIHSYDFDICLRFKNIKEIEYNGELDLIKSVIKLLNPNFGFELVTYSDVPTGSGLGGSAVVLSAIIGTFNNFRINKLNSHDIAELAFQAERIELGLSGGWQDQYSTVFGGFNFMEFTEEENIINPLRISEDILNELEDSLVLCYSGMSHNSADIHDSQKENMKKEKEFAEITKEIAYKMKSRLLKGRLDDFGELLHTAWTAKKHFSSKISNKYLDDIYSFALKNGALGGKLLGAGGGGYFLFYVPTFKKLKFMALLKNKGYEIDTFTFDEVGLRSWITKEKYDN